Sequence from the Erythrolamprus reginae isolate rEryReg1 chromosome 2, rEryReg1.hap1, whole genome shotgun sequence genome:
TATTCATGTCCCCATTTGCAAAAAGGCAGTTTGAAAGGGAGCAATGACAGCGGTTCACCCCACATTGCTCTAGGTTTCATTCAGATACAATGTGCTGTCAATGCACTGAGCTCAAAAAATGTGGCAGCAAGATGGGCACAGTTATATATTGTTAATTTACCGGTATATATACAGACACAAAACAAAGGGGGGAATAAAGCTGAATAAAGCACTACGAAGATCACATCCTTTGCCCATAATATATAATTGGATACTCTACCATATCTCTACTGGAACCGGAAGTCTTGATGTTTTCATTAAAAATGTATCTCTTTCATGTTGCCATTGTTTTACCTAAGGACAAAACCTTTGCAGTGTAACTTTTTCCTTCCTGAAGCAGAGGTGCCTTGGCAATGGCATAAATAGGACCTTTATTGTAATGAGATGAAGATAATTCATTTTCATTGTGGTCCCCAAGGAAAGAAAGTACAAGTTATGAGGACACTCTTCAGGGAACTTGTTAATCAAAAATAGAATATTCAACAGGAATACTGAGCAATCTAAAATTGGCAACGTGTGGATACTGAATATAACTggtttttttaatactttattgGAATAAACAGTATTTCATACAATGCATCTCCAGAAATCTACTTCCCAGTGGCAAATGTCCATGGTTGCAGCGTGCAGTCTTACGTTAGGAAACCCGTATTACAGTAAAATTATGAACCAGAGTAGGCGTTGCTTTTTTCATTTGATAGGCATGGCTTATCAATATctatggccatagttccctctaagctgagcagtgagcaatcgctcacttaaaaatcatcaactcagagttttccaaacctgcccagaagccgagagggaaagagtgagagggaaggagagagagaggaagagagagaaacagatagaaaaaagagaggaaggaaaagagaaagaaaaagaatgggagtaaggaagagagaaagaaaatcaaaatctagtttgaaactagctcaactatttaagtggcattttgatattgatagagttgccctattatgagctcactgttatagacacacagtacagtattttattttgaaattctctgaggcaaaacagggtgggttttttgtttgtttgtttgttcattatttatttatttatttatttattatttctgtgccgcccagtcccaaagagactaccgctcagacactatacttttccacccaccccccaaaaaattagagggaacactgtctatgACTATATCAGAAAAGGTCTTATGACCTCCTTCTGACTCAATTCACCTTCAAGGCCATTCTCAATTTATACCGCAACAGGATTTTCTTCCACTTGTTTGTTGATCTTGGTTTTATTTCTATTGCATTTTCTgtgtaaaatgatattttatcaGGGAACAAAGTCAGTAAGGTGAAAACTACTCCTGGGGACTTTGATGTTCCCTTCCATGTTGAAATTGAATGTTGAAATAGGGAAAGAGACAGCAAATAATATCTCAAATCTGTAATTTATTACAATTTTGGTGAGGGTGGATTTGCTGGATACCATCTCTCTTTACACTGAAACATGTTGTAGAATCAATGTTGACATGAATTCTAGACTTATGATACTGCTCAAAGAGCAGGTGGAAGTTGTTGTTGAAGAGCATTCGGAAGCTATAGCTGGTGTAGAATGCTGCAGCATGGACAGTTATTGGGGCCCAAAGAATGTTCCATTTAAAACCACTACACCATGAGCTCATTGGCTACCAGTTTGCTTTGGGGTGCAATTCAAGATATTGATTATCATCTTTGAAGTCTTTCATGGTGTGGGTCCTGTTACTTGAGGGGCCAATTTATCTTAGTAGGATTGGCCCATCCCACTTGTTCCAGCATTGGAGACATGCAATGGGTCCCATTGTCCCAAGTATTCCAGCTGGCGGGTTCCAagagaagacccttctctgtcattgcacctgccctctggaacattTTGTTTCTCGAGGAGGGGTCAGTTCAACCCTCCCAACCTTCCATAAGAgcctaaagacctggctctgatAGTTAGCTCAGGGCTCCAATGGGGGAGCATCACAGTGGAGGTATTTGGTAGATTAACAACAGATCTCACCTCCCCTTCTATTCTGCTCCTGTCTTGCCCAGGGTTTTTTCTACCCTTCCATTACGTATCCAAAATGTTCAACCTTTTGTGATTAATGCATCCATCCAGGGAGTAGCATTTTGCTCCATCTCCAATGAATTACTTTCGAAGTGCAAAGTTTTGCAAAATGCAAAGGAACAGCAAATATAAAGAGCAAGGAGTTTGGGAGGACTACTGCTGAAAAGAGAATTCTCCATGTGCATTTCGTTTAAACTTTTTCATGTTGAGGGTCAGGAGCATTTGCTCCCAATGTAAATGTTGTGTAAATTCTACCTGAAGTAGACAGACCCAGACATACTAGAATAGGTACATGAATATGTTAAAATGCATAATAAAGCTCATTACATTTCCAAATTTTTGGAAATGTAACCATCTCAATTGTGATGGAGAACATACCAAGGAAAAACTTGATTGTGGATCGGTCCCTTCAAAATTAATTGCAAGCATGATGAATAAGAAGCCAAACAGTTTGGTATGATGAAGTGTTTTcagaaattgttttattttacttcCCAATTATGCTTCATTTTCCAAACTGATCTaccagaagaaagaagagaactgTTTCCTATTTGTTATTTTGCAGCAATGCCTGCTTACGATGCTCACTGTTAATAGGTGAATCTCTGCTCATTTGGCAAGAAATAAAGATGGCTGCATAAAGCCATCTTTATAAACCTTCACAGATTTAATATCGGCGCCCTGAAATTGTCCCAATTAATCATTCCCCAGCTGGGGGCATGTAAAAATCAGTAGCCAGAGAGCCCTCACCTACCTGTATCATAAACATTTCCACTTTGCAAGAATTTGCAAAGAGAATTTTCTGAGAATTTTCACAGCAAATACAAACTGAAAAACTGCCAACCTCTTTGCATTTTCAGCAGGCAATGAAGTCCAGTGGGGAGAAGgaacaataaaatagatacaagcCACCTAATGTTTTGGCTGAGCTAAAGATAAATTGACTAAACTGCCCAGCCTAAATATTAGTGTGGGAACAGCACCAAATATCTGGGTGGAAATATAGCAAATTTGCTAATATGGCAAAGTATgtgcttttaaaagaaaatgaaaaatacaCTCTTAATCgaaatcttattttaaatattactcAAACCTTCTTTGCAAGGCTTCAAGCTTATTTCTACACTCATGGTGACTTATACAATTAATCCATTTAAATCTAAAAGGGCAATGCTGAGGAAATGTGTAGAAGTACAAACCACTTAAAGTAACCCATACTGTACATAAATTATATTAAGGGCTTGCAGCTGAACTTTTAGAGTTTCAACATTCTCATTTTATAATGGCACATGTCTTTGGGAGATATTTAAGAGATTATAACCATCCTGCTATAATTTCATGCACATGATTTAGTACATAGTGTGGAATATTCTAAaggttaaagcagtgtttcccaaccttggccacttgaagatatttagacttcaactcccagaattccccagccagcgagtgctggctggggaattctgggagttgaagtccagatatcttcaagtggccaaggttgggaaacattgggttAAAAAACaccatatattattttactggcagccattgttttgcaAACTGGATCCAGGTTTCCTGTGAGTCACTCTCAATTCTGCTCTGATTTCCCTCTTCTGCACCCAGATCCTTAGTAATTTCCTCATGGCCCCATGAATCCCACTGTTCCTCAGGCTGTATATGAAAGGATTGAGCATGGGGATCACCACAGTGTAGAATATTGAAGCCGTCCTCAACCTAGAACCAGAATAAGTGGAGGACGGGCGGATGTAGGTGCTTATCAGAGTCCCATAGAACAAGCCAACAGTAGTGATGTgcgcagtgcaagtggagaaggctTTGTACTTCCCAGAAGCTGAAGGGACTTTCAACACCTTCAACATAATCAATAGGTAGGAGAGAAGGATGAATATAAGGGGCCCGAGCATGGTTGCAGTCCCTTCGATCATGAGCAATGTTTCAGCAGAAGAGGTGTCTGAGCAGGAAAGTTTGAGCAAAGGATGGAGGTCACAGAAGAAATGGGGGATCTCCCGGGAGCCACAGAAAGAAAAATTAGCTATTGTAAACACATATAATAGGCCTTGGGAAAAAGAGAGGAGCCAAGATCCAGCAGCCAAGATCAGGCAGTGCTTGTAGCTCATGATTATAGAGTAATGAAGTGGTCGGCAGATAGCCACGTAGCGGTCATATGCCATGGAGGCCAGGAGAAAGTTATCACTGGTACAAAAGACCACAAAGAAATACATTTGACTGAGGCATCCACTATAGGATATGGTGTTTTTCTGGGAGATCAAGATTTGCAACATCTTGGGTACAGCATTGGAACTGAATCCCAGGTCAGCCAATGATAGATGACTGAGAAAGAAATACATGGGGGCATGAAAAAGGTCACTGCTGAAGAAGATCAGCAGCATGATCAAGAGGTTCCCCAGTAAGATAAGCAGGTACATGCTGAGGAAGACAGGGAAGAGAAGTCCCCTGAACTCTGGTGAGGTGGAGAAACCCAGGAGAATGAATCCTGCAAAGTTGGTGTTGTTCTTCGGTTCTGTTTCCATGGCACATCTGAAAATGAGAATAAGCGGGATTATATCATTGCTCCTTCCATTTTACGAATGTAAAACTGAATAATCTCATGGGCTAAGATCCTTCACTGGATACTGCTGGGAATGACATTGACTGTTCAGCAACCCACAACCTGCTGATTCCAAGGGGCAATAAAttaacaatcatgggcttcccaaggtatgcccatgttacaccaacactccgcagtctgcattggctgccgatcaatatccgtcacaattcaaagtgttggttatgacctataaagcccttcatggcatcggaccagaatatctccgggaccgccttctgccgcacaaatcccagcggccggttaggtcccacagagttggccttctctgggtcccgtcgactaaacaatgttgtttgacgtcccagggaaagagccttctttgtggcggccccgaccctctggaaccagctccccccggagatcagaactgcccccaccttccttgcctttcgtaaactccttaaaacccacctctgtcgtcaggcatgggggaactgatataacttccccaggcctatattgtttatgtatggtatgttgtgtgcatgtttttttaaattatgggtttttagttttaattattagatttgtattctacattgttttttctattactgttgtgagccgccccgagactacggagaggggcggcatacaaatgtaataaataaataaataaacaaacaaacaaacaaataaataaataaataaatttagcatttagacttatatatcacttcatagtgttttacagccctctctaagcaatttacagaatcagcctattgcccccaacaatctgggtccccattttacccaccttggaaggatcaaaggctgagtcaaccttgaaccggtggtgagatttgaactgctgaactacagctagcagttagctgaagtagcctgcagtgctgcactctaaccactgggccaccccagctctttttaCTCAAACAA
This genomic interval carries:
- the LOC139159489 gene encoding olfactory receptor 1L4-like; this encodes METEPKNNTNFAGFILLGFSTSPEFRGLLFPVFLSMYLLILLGNLLIMLLIFFSSDLFHAPMYFFLSHLSLADLGFSSNAVPKMLQILISQKNTISYSGCLSQMYFFVVFCTSDNFLLASMAYDRYVAICRPLHYSIIMSYKHCLILAAGSWLLSFSQGLLYVFTIANFSFCGSREIPHFFCDLHPLLKLSCSDTSSAETLLMIEGTATMLGPLIFILLSYLLIMLKVLKVPSASGKYKAFSTCTAHITTVGLFYGTLISTYIRPSSTYSGSRLRTASIFYTVVIPMLNPFIYSLRNSGIHGAMRKLLRIWVQKREIRAELRVTHRKPGSSLQNNGCQ